The genomic segment GGGTTGGGGAGGCCGTGGTCCAATGCCGCCTGGTCGGAGGATTGGGCGCCGGTGAACAGGAATGCCGCAACCGCCAACACGACCGGTCGGATCCCGCGCATCCTCCCCCTCCCATTGGCCCGTGACCATCCTTTCCGCCCCTAAAGGGACGCGAGCCCGCAATAGTTCCCAAGGGTCTTAATATTGTTGATAGCGATCCACCTCACGCGGGCAGGACCGCACCCACTTCGGCAGCCAGCGCGCGCACCAGTTCGGCTGCCGGAAGTTCGCGGGCGAGGGCCGCACCCTGCCCTGCCCACAAAGGGATGTAATCCGGCCGGTCCAGCCGGGTTGCCGCCGCGCGAATGTCGCGGGTCAGGTCGATCATGACGGGAAAAGGCGGCAAATCGCGTTCCTTCGACTTCGCCGCGCGTATCTGGTCGTTCACGATGGCCCGGGCCGGACGGCCCGAAAACGCCCGGGTGACAGCGGTGTTCGCCGCCTGCGGGCTTTTCAGCATCCGCCGGTGCGGGACGTTCGTCCCGGCCTCGGGGCACAGCATGAAGGCCGTGCCGAGCGCCGCCGCCGATGCGCCCAAGGTCAGCGCCGCCACGACACCGCGCCCATCCATGATCCCCCCCGCCGCCACCACGGGCCGGTCCACCCGGGCGGCGATCTGCCGGGTCAGGGCGAACGTCCCGACCATCCCCTCGTCGAAATCATGCAGGAAGGTACCGCGATGGCCGCCGGCCTCGGATCCCTGGGCAAGGATCATGTCCACGCCGGCATCGGCCAGCGCCAAGCCTTCGGCAAGCGACGTGGCGGTTCCCATCGCCAGGATGCCCCGGCGTCGGCATTCCGCCAGCACGCCGGCCTTCGGCACGCCGAACGTGAAGCTGAACACGGCGGGTCCGGCGTCCAGCACGGCCGCAATCTGGTCGTCCAGGTTGTAGCGCACCGGGGGTGAGCCGTCCGGCTCCTCGGCCAGCCCCAGTTCCGACCGTATTGGTGCCAACAGATCCCGCGCCCGGCGCAACTGCTCGGCCGTCGGCGTGCCCGGCTCGTAGATGAACAGGTTGGCGGCGAATGGACGGTTGGTCTGCGACCGGACCGCGGCAACCTCGCCCGCGATTGCCTCGGGCGCGACATAGGCGAGGGCGAGCGATCCGAACCCGCCGGCCTGTGACACCGCCGCCGCGAGGGCCGGCGTGCTGATGCCACCGCCCATGGGCGCCTGCACGATGGGCAATTCAATCCCGAGCCGGTCGGTGAAGGCCGTTTTAATCCAGGTCATGATGGCCCCCTTGGCTGTTCGGTTGCGGCACGCCTACCATCCGACCGCGTTCACCCGCCATTTGCAATCCCCTGCGTGGCGTGGCCCGGCCCCAGCGGAAACCGGGTCCCGTCAGGCGCCCCCAGCGACGCAATGGAGCGTTCCAATGACCAGCGAACTTGCCCGCCGCATTGCGGACCTTGGCTTGGAGATGCCGAGCCCGGCCGCGCCTGCGGCCAACTACCTGCCCAGCCGGCACGGCGCCGGCCAGCTTTTCATCGCCGGGCAGGTTCCGCAGTGGAACGGGCAGGCACGGCATGTCGGACGTGTCGGCGTGGAGTTGTCCGTCGAGGAAGGGCAGGAGGCCGCGCGCCTTTGCGCCCTCAACATCCTGGCCCAACTCGATCATGCGCTCGGCGGCGATCTCGGTCGCCTCCAAGCCTGCCTGCGTGTCGGCGGGTTCGTCCGCTGCGATCCCGATTTCACGGACCAGCCGAAGGTCCTGAACGGTGCATCGGACCTGCTCGTCGCGGTTCTCGGCGATCGCGGCCGTCACGCCCGAACGGCCGTCGGGGTGGCCGCCCTCCCCCGTGGTGTCGCCGTGGAGGTCGATGCGATTTTCGCCGTCACCGAATAACGGACGCCCCGCCATTCGCCGCCGAGGCGCCACGCGCCCGTCAGCGCCGGACAGCACCGCGAGACCGCACACAGGCGGCAAGGCCGTGTGCGGTCTCCGTCGCGTCAGTACATGTGCTGGCCGCCGTTGATGGACAGCGTCGAACCGGTGATGAACCCGGCGTCGTCGGCGACCAGGAACAACACGCCGCGGGCGATCTCATCGGCCCGGCCGAGGCGGCCGACCGGGATGCGTGCGACGATCTTCTCCAGCACGTTCGGGGGCACCGCGCGCACCATGTCGGTGTCGATGTAGCCGGGGGCGATGGCGTTGACGGTGATCCCCTTGGCGGCCCCTTCCTGGGCCAGGGCCTTCGTGAAGCCGTGGATGCCCGACTTCGCGGCGGCGTAGTTGACCTGACCGTACTGGCCAGCCTGCCCGTTGATCGACCCGATGTTGACGATGCGGCCGAAATTGCGCTCCCGCATGCCGTCGATCACCGCGCGGCACATGTTGAAGCACGAGGCCAGATTGGTCTGGATGACTTCGTTCCACTGCTCGAAGCTCATCCTGTGGATGGTGGTATCGCGCGTGATGCCGGCGTTGTTGACGACCACCTCGACTGGACCGAGCTGGGCTTCGACCCTGCGCACACCTTCCTGGCATGCGTTGAAGTCGGCCACATCCCACTTGAAGGAAGGGATCCCGGTGCGCTCCGAGAATTCGCGCGCCCGCTCGTCATTGCCGCCGTAGTTGGCGGCCACCTTGTAACCGGCATTCTTCAATGCCACGCAGATCGCCTCGCCGATACCGCGCGTCCCGCCGGTCACGATCGCAACACGTCCGGTCATGGTTCCCCCCTTGATCGGGCTCTTTCAATCGGCCCGTGTACCTACGTTAGCCGCCCCCCACCGGGCCCGCCATACCACCTCGGCAGAGGACCCCCGCCGTTTCCGTGTTGCACGGCAAGTCCGGAGGTACCGCCGCCAGATGGCCCGCAGCCAAACCGAGCGGAAGGCACGGCCGGCAGGGTCCATCGGAGAACAGGCGGCGGCTTCCGTTGGTCACGGAAGCCGCCGCCTGCTCCCCGATATCCTGCCGATGCGGTTCCTAGATACGCTCGACGCACATGGCAATGCCCATGCCGCCGCCGATGCAAAGCGTGGCCAGGCCCTTCCGAACCTTACGCCGCTCCATCTCGTGCAGCAGCGTGACCAGAACGCGCGCACCGGATGCGCCGATGGGATGACCGAGCGCAATGGCGCCGCCATTCACGTTGACGATCGACGGGTCGAGGCCGAGATCCTTGACCACCGCGCACGACTGCGCGGCGAAGGCCTCGTTGGCTTCGACAAGTTCGACGTCGTCCATTTTCCAGCCGGCCTTCTCCAGGGCCGCGCGGGATGCCGGGATCGGCCCCACGCCCATGATCGCCGGGTCCACGCCCGTGGTGGCCCAGGACACGATGCGCGCCAGCGGTTCGACGCCCCGTTTCTCGGCGTCGGCCGCACTCATCACGACGAGGGCCGCGGCGCCGTCGTTGATGCCCGACGCGTTGCCGGCGGTGACGGTCCCGTCCTTCTGGAACGCCGGGCGCAGTTTCTGCAGCGCATCAAGGGTCGTGCCGAAGCGCGGGAACTCGTCGGTATCGACGACCGTGTCGCCCTTGCGGCCCTTGATCGTCACCGGGGCGATTTCATCCTTGAAACGGCCGGATTTGATCGCAGCCTCGGCTCGGGACTGGCTGGCGAGGGCGAATTCGTCCTGTTGATCGCGGGTGATCTGCCAGCGCTGGGCCACGTTCTCGGCCGTCGTGCCCATGTGGTAGCCGTTGAAGGCGTCCCAGAGCCCATCCTTGATCATGGAGTCCACGAACTCGGCCGGGCCCATCTTCACACCGGCGCGCAGGTGGGCGCAGTGCGGGGCCATGGTCATGCTTTCCTGGCCGCCCGCCACGACGACGCGGGCGTCGCCCAGCTTCACCGCCTGGTAGGCCAGGGCCACTGCGCGCAGTCCGGATCCGCAGAGCTGGTTGATGCCGTAGGCCGTGCGCTCGTACGGCACGCCCGCGGCGACGGCGGCCTGACGGGCGGGGTTCTGGCCTTCGCCGGCGGTCAGGATCTGGCCCATGACCACCTCGTCCACTTCGCCCGGATCGACCTTGGCGCGGCCCATCGCGGCACGGATGGCGACCTCGCCAAGGGTATGGGCCTGGACGCCGGCGAACGCGCCGTTGAAAGCTCCGATGGGTGTACGGGCCGTGCCCGCAATAACGACCTCAGTCATGCCTGCCTCCTCCGCGGCCGCCCGACCGGTCCAGGCGCGCCTTATTGATCGGGCGATCTTAAGGGCCGCCGATCTTGCGGCGCAAGGCAACGGGAGAAGGGGTCGACCGCCACCAAGGTCTCCTCAGACGTCCTTCAGGAACTTGGCCAGTGGCGCCCACACCGCTTCGGGCGCCCGCCGGCCGACCACCATGCCGATGTGCCCCAGCGGCGGTGACAGCACGCGGCCGCCGGGAATGGCGGCGGCCAAGGCGTGGGCGGAGGCCGGCGGCACGATGCGGTCGTGGGACGGCAGCACGGCCAGGGTCGGCAGACGCAGGACACCCGGATCGACGACCGTGCCTGCGATCCGCCAGGTGCCGCGGCCCGGCGTATTGGCCCCGTACCAGCCGGCCAGGCATTCCCGCGCCACCGGTGCGGCCAACGGCACGCCGTCGTTCAGCCAATCCTCCAGCGCGATGAAGGCCCGGTCGGCCGCCTCGTCCCTGCCGGCACGGCCGAACCGTGCGAACTTGCGCACCACCAGGAACGGGTCCAGCACCGCAAACAGGGCCTGGATCATATCCACCGGAAACTCGCCGCAGGCCTCGACACCGGGAATGCACGCGGCCACAAGGGACGCGTGCCCGGTGCTGTCGGCATGGAAGTCCCAGGGCGTGGCCAGCAGGGCGAGTGCTGCGACGTCGCCGGCCCGGCGTTGCGTTAGGGCCGTCGCCAGCAATCCGCCCATGCAATAGCCGAGAACCGCGGGCCGGCGATCGGGCCGCAGCGCGCGCACGGCCTCCAGCGCCCGTTCCAGGCGACCGGCCACATAATCGGTCAGGGTGAAGGTGCGCTCCTCCGCCCCCGGCGCGCCCCAGTCCAGCAGGTACGGATCGATCCCCTGCGCAGCCAGCCAGCGGACAAGGCTGCTGCCTGCGTCGAGATCCAGCACGGTCGCCCGGTTCACCAGCGAGGGAACCAGCAGGACCGGGACGCCGGTCCCCTCGCCATAGGCACGCAGGCCCGCCGTGCCCTCGCGCCAGACAGGTTCGGGATCGGTCAGGCTGCGCCGATAAGGGTGGGCGCGGTAGCGCTCGACACCGTCCAGAAACGCACCGATCCGTTCGGCCGCCGCCCGGCCGAGCGCCGCCGCCACCGCCTCAGGCGGGTGGGCGTCGAGTGCGGCGGCGAGGCGGCGTAGATCGGGACTCCAGATTGGCGACGCGCTCCTCGAGGGCGGCCACGCGCGCGGCAAGTTCAGCGACATCGCCGCCGCCAGATGCAGCGCCAGTGGCCGCGGGCCGATCCGGTCCCCCGGCTGATCCCTCCTCCCCACCCCGCTCATCGCGCGACCATCCTCCGCGCCCGGGCGCGGCCGTTTCCTGCGGTGGGGAGGCTCCGGTCGCCGCCCCCATCATCTGCCGCACCATTCGTTCGAACCCGGCCGCCAGAGCCGGATCCGCAGTCATGCGCGCCCATTCCTGCTGCCACAGGTCGAGGAAGCGTCCGGCGAGCGTGTCCAGATCCTCGGCCGGCCCCTTGTCGGTGTGCGTCATGGATGGAATTGAACCCCTCATCCGGCTGGTCAATCAAGCGGCACGCTCCGCCCCTGTCCGGACCAAGGGCACACCGGATCGGGGCCGCGAGGACGCCGGTTGCTCCGATTCCGGGAGAGCACTTGCGGCATAGCCACGGAGTCGCGTACTCCTGATGGCAAGTTGTTTTTGCACAGGCTTGCCGGAAAGTCCGCCCATGGCTGAACAGGAAGGCGCCGAAAAGCGCGTCGTCACAATCAAAAAGTACGCCAATCGCCGGCTCTACAACACCGCATCGAGCAGCTATGTGACGCTCGACCATCTGGCCCAAATGGTCAAGGACGGGGTCGATTTCGTCGTGTACGACGCAAAGACCGGCGAAGATATCACCCGCTCCGTTCTTACCCAAATCATCGTGGAAGAGGAAGCAAAAGGACAGCACCTCCTGCCGATCAGCTTTCTTCGTCAATTGATTGGATTCTACGGCGACAGCATGCAGTGGGTGGTACCAAAATACCTTGAACACAGCATGCAATCTCTGGCTCACAACCAGGAACAGATGCGGGAATATTTTAAAAATACGATCACTGGCGTATTTCCATTCGCACCGCTCGACGCAGTGAGCAAACAGAACATGGCCATGTTCGAGCAAGCCTTGCGAATGTTCACGCCGTTCCAAACGACCGTGGACCAGCGCGCCGAACCTCGTGCCAAGGATCCTGCCCAGACGGGTGCCAAATCCGGCAACGAAAAGGCCATCGACGAGCTGCAAAGCCGGCTGGACGAGTTGCAGCGGCAGCTTGGCGAGCTGACCGGATCAAAAAAAACCTAAAGTAACGAAGAAAATTTTAACATTTCCCCCGCCGCATGGCGCATAAGGTGTAAGCTGGTTTGACGCCCAGAACGTAAGGGCGGCTTTGAACGGGCAGAAGGGGCCCTTTGCGCGTGGACACGTTAACGCGTCCCAGCACCGCCTATTCACCAACTTCGGCGCGGGGCGCCGACGGTTCGGACGGGGCGCGCCTTGGCCGCCGCCGCCCCCAGAGCCGTGGCCGGGAAAGCTTCGAACTCGAACCCGTGCGCCGGCCAGGCACGGAGGCGCGCAGCCCTTGGTTCGATCCCTACGAGGACCCCTGGCTGGGTTTGCGCGCGCCCGGTCGGGTGCTGTTCGCCGTGCATATCATTGCCCAGGAGCAGGTCACCGTCGGCCTCTACAACGAACCCTGGGCCTATGCGTCGGACGCCTATCTTCGCGCCGACATGCTGCGCCATCCGCACCTGCTGCCGTAACGGATCTCCTGCCCGGCGCCGCTTGGCCCCCTTGTCAGCGCGACAACAGCATCGCCACCGGGAAACGGGCAAACAGATCGGCCACGGCGATCCGGCCGCCCTTCCCAACCGGCAATGTGCCCGCTCCTCCGAACACGTCGTGCAGAACGAGATCCGCCGGCACATCGCCCAGACGCAGCACCGTGTCGCCCCACACCCCACGTGGCGGCACCAACCCGTCGGTGCCGCCCAGCAGCGTACAGGACAGGCGGGGAACGACGACCAGCGCAAGATCCGCCCCACGACGGCGCAGGAATGCCACCAAATGGTCGGCTTGGGCCCCTTCGGCCGGCACCGGCACATAGTCCCCGGCCGCGAACAGGGCCGGCCGTTCCCGCCGAATGCCGAGGGCCGCGGCCACCACGCGCTGCTTGATTCGCCCGTCGGGCCAATGCGCCAGCAGTTCGTCCAAGGACGTCTCCTGGTCGAGAGCGGCGGTGCGGGCACCCCAGTCCACGGGCCGGCGGTTGTCCGGATCGACCAGACTGAAATCCCAGAACTCGGTGCCCTGATAGATGTCGGGGACGCCGGGCACCGTCAGCTTCAGCAGTGTCTGGGCGAGGCCGTTGACGGCGGCCGGCCGGCGGATCAAGGCCACCAGATCGACCAGATCGGACAGGAACGCGGCACTCTGGCCCGGATCCAGCAGGGCACGCAGGAACGCCTCCAGTGCGGCCTCGTACTCCGCATCCGGGGCGGCCCAACTCGACCACCGCTTGCCCTCGCGCACGGCCTTTTGCATGTACGCCGCGACCCGGTCCGCCAAGCCCGGCACCGGCTTCCTTGGATCGGCGGCATCCGGCGGCCAGGTCCCGACCAGGATCTGGTACAGCAGGTACTCGTCCTCGGCCGAGGGGACGAGGGCCTTCGGTGGCCGCTCGCCGATCCGGCGTTTCAGCGGCGCATTGAGGCGCGACCATTTCTCGGTCCGGCGCGCCCATTCGTCGGGCATTTCGCTTAGGACGTTGAGACGGGCGCGCGTGTCTTCGCCGCGCTTGTGGTCGTGGGTGGCCGTGGCGACAAGGCCGTGGGGAAAACGCTCCAGGCGTTCCTGGTTCTGACGGTGGAACAGGTCGGGCGGAGTGCCGAACCGGTCCGGATCACCGCCAACCTCGTTCAGCGAGACCAGCCGGTTGTAACGGTAGAAGGCCGTATCCTCGACCGCCTTGGCCATCACCGGGCCGGTGAACTGCTGGATCTTCCGGGCCACCCGGAAAACCGTGTCCGCGTCATAGCCGGGCCGGCCTTTGCGCGCCAAGTCACCGGTCAGCGCATCGCGCAGGAAGTCGAAGACACTGGTGTCGATCAGCTCGGTCCGCCGCTTGGCATGGCGAATGGCATGTTCGATGTGCCGCCGATCGTCGTCCGAAATCTGCTCGGGCGTGACATAGGTGCGGTACACCGGGAAATGGGACACCACGTCCACCAGCGCACGGCGCAGACCCGTGAGGGTGTAGTCGCGGCTGGCCCAACTTTGCTGGGCCAAGCGGTAGAGTTCGGTCGCGCGCCCCGTCAGTTCGCTGACCAGATCGTTCATGACGACGCGGCGCTTCGCCTCGACCATGAGCGCGTCGTAGTCGGGATGCTGGCCGACGAACCGGGCATAGGCCTCGGTCACCCCCGCCTCGTTCGACGGATCGACGAACAGGCCGCTGACCGCCGCCATGAATTCGTATCCGGTGGTGCCCGCCACCGGCCAGTCGCGCCCCAGATGCTCATCGCCGACCAGGATCTTTTCGATCAGCAGATAGAAGGGCTGGGCAAGCCGAATACCCTCGGCCGGCAACGGGGCCGATGCCGGGGATTGGAGCATCAGGTAGGCGATACGGTCCTGAAGCTTGTGGCAATAGCCGATGGGATCGAACAGCCCGTCCACATGGTCGAGCCGCAGCCCCTGGATCCGGCCTTCCGAAATCAGGCGGAAGACCAGGCCGTGGACCATTTCGAAGCATTCCGGGTGCTCGATCCTCAGACCGGCGAGATCGTTCACATCGAAGAAGCGGCGATAGTTGATTTCGTCCGACGCGACCCGCCAGAACGCCACCCGGTAGTTCTGCGCCTCCAGCAACCGGTGCAGGGCCGCATGGGACAGCCCGGCCTCATCCCCTCGTCCATCGCCGCCCTGGCCGTTCACCTCGGCCAACGCAGCCTGGATGCCGTCCGCAACGGCTTGCGTACGGGCAAGTTCGGCCAGCCGGGACTTCAGGGTTTCCGCCTCCCGCCGCAGCATCGCCTGCTGTTGGGCCGATCCGGGCCCTCCTTCGCACTTCTCGACGGTCAGCGCCTCGAACCCTTCGGCCAAGGCCCCCAACTCCGCCGCGGCATCCGGGGCGGTCCGGCCGGCGTGGCGCAGCAACGGCCCGTAAGCCTTGACGGCCAGTGGGAACCGATGGTCGTAGTAGCGGAACCCGAAGGCGCCGGCGTCGGCCTCGAAGGCCAGCACCAGTTCGCCCCGGTCCAGGATGCCGCCGTAATGATCGCCCAGCACCGGCAGCAGCACCTTGCCGTGCAATGCCTGCACCAGCGGATGCCAGTCGATGTCGAAGAAGGCGGCATAGGGCGAGGCTTCGCCCCATTCCAGCACATCCATCCACCACGGATTGCCGCTGCCCACGCCCATGTGGTTGGGCACGAAGTCCAGGATCAGACCCATGCCATGAGCATCGAGCGCCGCCGTCAGCCGGTCCAGCGCCGCCCAATCGCCGATTTCGGGATTGAGCTGATTGTGGTCGGTGATGTCGTAACCGTGGGTCGATCCCTCCCGGGCCTTGAGGAAGGGCGACGCGTAGATGTGGCTGACCCCCAGCTTCGCGAAGTAGGGCACAAGGGCCGTCGCCCGGTCGAACCCGAAATCCTTATGGAACTGCAGGCGGATGGTGGCGCGCGGAACGGCGGGCCCGGGCATGGCATCAACCTCCCACAGTCGGCCGCTCGGCCCGGATGGCGTCCAGGATGGCCCGCGCCATCGGCTGGTCGAAGATCCGGTCGAGCGGCACCTCGGTGCGGCGGCGCCAGTTCGGGTGCTCGTCCACCGTACCCGGCAGGTTCGGTTGCTCCATGGCGCCGGCCAAGTCTTCCAAACCCACCATCAGGATGCGGCCGGCGGTCCGGGCCAGGTAGCGGTACACGGCTGCCGCCAGCTCCGGTGGGAGCTGGGCCGGCGGGTTCGTGCGGTCGATGCCGGGTGGAAGCAGGCCCGCGCGGTCGAGCGCATCCAGCAAGCGGAACCGGTCCAGGTACCGGTTGTGCCCCTCCTCCAGACGCGCGGCCTCCTCCGGGTAGAATTCCAGCCGCGCGCGCCAAGCCAGGTCGCGACCATCCCACCAACCCGGCAGCGTGGGCAGGTCGTGGGTGGAGGCGGTGACCAGCGCCTGGGACGGATAGGCACCGGGCTGCAGGAATTCCTGGTCGGCGTCGCGCTCGAACCACAGCACCCGATAGGACAGGATGCCCGCCGTCTGCATGCGCGGCCGGAACCCTTCGGGGACGGTTCCCAGATCCTCGCCGATCACCAGGCAGCGGTTGCGCCGGGATTCCAGCGCGATGATGCGGACCAGATCGTCCAAAGGATAGCGCACATAGGCTCCCTCGTTGCCGGGCCGGCCCTCGGGGATCCAGAATAGGCGCATCAGCGACATCACGTGGTCGATGCGGATCGCCCCGGCATGCCGCATCGAGGCGCGCAGCACCTCGATGAAGGGAGCGTAGCCGGCCTCGGCCAAGCCCCACGGCGAGAGCGGCGACAGGCCCCAGTTCTGCCCCAGTGAATTGAGCAGATCGGGCGGCGCCCCGACGGACACGCCCGACAGCACCACGTCGGGAAAGCTCCAGGCCGTGGCGCCGCCCGGATGCTCGGCGACCGCAAGGTCCACGTACAAGCCGATGGGCATGCCCGCATTCCGGGCCTCGGCCTGGGCCGCTGCCAACTGGCGGTCCGCCACCCATTGCAGCCAGGCGAAGAAATCCACCCGTTCGGCATTCTCCTCGGCGAAGCGGCGGACATCGGGGCTGTCGGGCCGGCGAAGGCCTTCCGGCCATTCCCGCCACATCCAAGCACCGGCCCCATCGGCGTAGACATGCTCATGCAGGGCATCGAACAGGGCTTGGCGATCCAACGCCTCGCCCCGCTCCGCCCGGAAGAAGCGGAAATCCTTGCCGCGTTCCGTTTCGTCCGTCCCGTGCAGCTCACGGAAACGGCGGTGCAGCATGGCGAGCACGGGAAGCTTCAGGCGTGCAACGGCGGCATAGTCCACCCGCTCGGCCGAACGTGCGGCCGCAAGCTCGGCCTGGAACCCCGGTTCCCCGACACGGATACGCGCATCCGGGCACTCGGCGAATTCCGGCATACCCGCCACGTCGATGTAGGCGGCATTCAGGAACGCCCGGTTCGAGGGCGAATAAGGGCTGAAATGACCGGGATCGGCGGGGAATTGAGCGTGGAGCGGGTTCAATCCCAGCACGCCGGCCCCCTGGGCGGCAGCCGCGCGGCTGAACTCGGCCAAGTCATGGAAATCGCCGATGCCCCACCCGCGCTCCGACCGAAGCCCGTAAAGCTGGACGGCAATCCCCCAGAAGGCTTGGTCCGGGTCCACGTCCTGCGGCCCCATGCAGCGTTCAGGAGCCACGATCAGGGTGCACGTCGACTCCAGCCCGCCGCCCGTGCGTACCACCAGCCGGTGGTAACCGATCGGCAGCAGAAGGGGAATGTTCAATCGTCGGCGCCGCAACAGCACCCCGTCCACCATGCGGCTTTCGCCCGCCGGCATGGCGAGGGCTTCGAAGGCGCCACTGTGCTCGGCCCCGGTCCCCTCCTCCACCACGGTCCAAACGCCGACGGACGTTTCCGGCAGGGTCAGTTCGACGGACGGTGAGGCTTGGTCGGTGACCACCAGCGCCGGCGGCAGGATTCGCCGCCACGGGCGCTCCTCGACGGCGCGGAGGCTGGCCTGCAGCGCGTCCTCGCTCGTGACGTCGAACCCCATGGCGGACAACAGGGCCCGCTTGGTGTCATCGGGCACCTGCGTCTTCTTGCCGAAGATGTCGACCCATTCCAACTCGATCCCAGCGGTTGCGGCCAAGCGGTCCAAAACCGTCATCAAGTCGTCTCCACGCGGTACCAAAGGGCGGACCACCCCGCCAGATTGCCGCGGGCCAGCATGTCCGCGGCTTCGGGATCGCTTGCGGCGATCAGGCGGCCTGCCGGCGTTTCGGCGGGGGCGGCCTCCGGCCCCAGGTTCGCCACCAGCATGAGCCCCCCCGGCCCGAAACGCCAGTCGACGTCGATCCGGGCGGCTCCCGGCGTCCGGACCGTCGCACGGGCGGTGCCACTCCCGGCCAGGAGCGGCACCACCTCGCGCATGCGTATGCGCAACAGCTCGCGGACATGGGCCAACCAACCCGCCGCCTCCGAACCGGACAGCGCAGTCCAGTCCAGCTTGGCCATGTGGAACGTGTCTTTGGCGAGGGGATCGGGGATGCGCGCGCGGGCCGCCGGATCCCGGAAGGCGGGGAAGTGCTCGAATTCCCGGCGGCGCCCCTCGCGGACCGCGTCGGCCAGATCGCCCTGGAAGTCGCAGAAGAACGGGAACGGCTGGCGACACCCCCACTCCTCGCCCATGAACAGCATCGGTGGCTGCGGGGCCAGAAGCAGCACCGTCATCATGGCGCGCAGGGTCCGCGGGTCGGCAAGCCGGGTCAGCCGCTCACCCATGGCACGGTTGCCGATCTGGTCATGGTTCTGCAGGAAGCTGACAAAGGCGGTGGGGGGGAGATCGCCGGACGGTTCGCCGCGCCTGGCGTGATCCCGGTGGGGCGACGGTTCGCCCTGATAGGCGAACCCTTCGGCCAGGCATCGGGCGAAACGGCGGAGCGGCGCCTCGGCATAGTCGCGGTAGTAACCGTCGGCTTCGCCGGTCGCCAGCACATGGGCGGCGTGGTGCCAGTCGTCGTCCCACTGGGCGTCGTAGAACCGGGGACGCCCGTCGTCGCGGGCCAGCAGCGACGACCGGTTGTCGTCGTTCTCCAACACCAGATGGACGGCCCGGTCGGTGATGCGCGACCGCACCGTGCGCGCAAGTTCGTGCAGGATATGTTCGTCGCTGTCGTCGGCG from the Azospirillaceae bacterium genome contains:
- a CDS encoding alpha/beta fold hydrolase, translated to MSGVGRRDQPGDRIGPRPLALHLAAAMSLNLPRAWPPSRSASPIWSPDLRRLAAALDAHPPEAVAAALGRAAAERIGAFLDGVERYRAHPYRRSLTDPEPVWREGTAGLRAYGEGTGVPVLLVPSLVNRATVLDLDAGSSLVRWLAAQGIDPYLLDWGAPGAEERTFTLTDYVAGRLERALEAVRALRPDRRPAVLGYCMGGLLATALTQRRAGDVAALALLATPWDFHADSTGHASLVAACIPGVEACGEFPVDMIQALFAVLDPFLVVRKFARFGRAGRDEAADRAFIALEDWLNDGVPLAAPVARECLAGWYGANTPGRGTWRIAGTVVDPGVLRLPTLAVLPSHDRIVPPASAHALAAAIPGGRVLSPPLGHIGMVVGRRAPEAVWAPLAKFLKDV
- a CDS encoding nitronate monooxygenase — translated: MTWIKTAFTDRLGIELPIVQAPMGGGISTPALAAAVSQAGGFGSLALAYVAPEAIAGEVAAVRSQTNRPFAANLFIYEPGTPTAEQLRRARDLLAPIRSELGLAEEPDGSPPVRYNLDDQIAAVLDAGPAVFSFTFGVPKAGVLAECRRRGILAMGTATSLAEGLALADAGVDMILAQGSEAGGHRGTFLHDFDEGMVGTFALTRQIAARVDRPVVAAGGIMDGRGVVAALTLGASAAALGTAFMLCPEAGTNVPHRRMLKSPQAANTAVTRAFSGRPARAIVNDQIRAAKSKERDLPPFPVMIDLTRDIRAAATRLDRPDYIPLWAGQGAALARELPAAELVRALAAEVGAVLPA
- the phaR gene encoding polyhydroxyalkanoate synthesis repressor PhaR encodes the protein MAEQEGAEKRVVTIKKYANRRLYNTASSSYVTLDHLAQMVKDGVDFVVYDAKTGEDITRSVLTQIIVEEEAKGQHLLPISFLRQLIGFYGDSMQWVVPKYLEHSMQSLAHNQEQMREYFKNTITGVFPFAPLDAVSKQNMAMFEQALRMFTPFQTTVDQRAEPRAKDPAQTGAKSGNEKAIDELQSRLDELQRQLGELTGSKKT
- the phbB gene encoding acetoacetyl-CoA reductase, translated to MTGRVAIVTGGTRGIGEAICVALKNAGYKVAANYGGNDERAREFSERTGIPSFKWDVADFNACQEGVRRVEAQLGPVEVVVNNAGITRDTTIHRMSFEQWNEVIQTNLASCFNMCRAVIDGMRERNFGRIVNIGSINGQAGQYGQVNYAAAKSGIHGFTKALAQEGAAKGITVNAIAPGYIDTDMVRAVPPNVLEKIVARIPVGRLGRADEIARGVLFLVADDAGFITGSTLSINGGQHMY
- a CDS encoding acetyl-CoA C-acetyltransferase, with translation MTEVVIAGTARTPIGAFNGAFAGVQAHTLGEVAIRAAMGRAKVDPGEVDEVVMGQILTAGEGQNPARQAAVAAGVPYERTAYGINQLCGSGLRAVALAYQAVKLGDARVVVAGGQESMTMAPHCAHLRAGVKMGPAEFVDSMIKDGLWDAFNGYHMGTTAENVAQRWQITRDQQDEFALASQSRAEAAIKSGRFKDEIAPVTIKGRKGDTVVDTDEFPRFGTTLDALQKLRPAFQKDGTVTAGNASGINDGAAALVVMSAADAEKRGVEPLARIVSWATTGVDPAIMGVGPIPASRAALEKAGWKMDDVELVEANEAFAAQSCAVVKDLGLDPSIVNVNGGAIALGHPIGASGARVLVTLLHEMERRKVRKGLATLCIGGGMGIAMCVERI
- a CDS encoding RidA family protein, with translation MTSELARRIADLGLEMPSPAAPAANYLPSRHGAGQLFIAGQVPQWNGQARHVGRVGVELSVEEGQEAARLCALNILAQLDHALGGDLGRLQACLRVGGFVRCDPDFTDQPKVLNGASDLLVAVLGDRGRHARTAVGVAALPRGVAVEVDAIFAVTE